The following coding sequences are from one Salvia hispanica cultivar TCC Black 2014 chromosome 3, UniMelb_Shisp_WGS_1.0, whole genome shotgun sequence window:
- the LOC125209771 gene encoding cytochrome P450 78A9-like — protein NGSAFVDRPAKESAYELMFGRSMGFAPYGVYWTTLRRIASGHLFCPKQLRASAGRRLEIGDQMAAAVMEDGGGVVRVRDVLKVASLNNMMFTVFGRRYVLDSGNGETAELRELVEEGYDLLGRLNWSDHLSFLSDFDLQRIRLRCSMMAPRVNRIVGRIMAEHERRDGDHDFVDVLMSLQGPDRLSEPDMISLLWEMIFRGTDTVAVLMEWILARLVLHRDVQSKVQHELDEVVGSSRQVAESDLTKLPYLTAVVKEVLRLHPPGPLLSWSRLSIRDATVDGHLVPAGTTAMVNMWAICRDPDNWPDPLTFKPERFLLGAEIADMTLAPFGSGRRSCPGKVMGMTAVSFWVARLLHEFDFAAAGDVDLSEEMRLSCEMKKPLAVAVRRRRDRGVGAVKV, from the exons AACGGGTCGGCCTTCGTGGACCGGCCGGCGAAGGAGTCGGCCTACGAGCTGATGTTCGGCCGGTCCATGGGGTTCGCCCCGTACGGGGTTTACTGGACGACGCTCCGGAGGATCGCCTCCGGCCACCTCTTCTGCCCGAAGCAGCTCAGGGCTTCGGCCGGGAGGCGGTTGGAGATTGGCGATCAgatggcggcggcggtgaTGGAAGACGGTGGTGGTGTGGTTCGAGTGAGGGATGTGTTGAAGGTGGCGTCGCTTAACAACATGATGTTCACTGTGTTTGGGCGGCGGTATGTTCTTGATTCCGGTAACGGGGAGACGGCGGAGCTGAGGGAGTTGGTGGAGGAAGGGTACGATTTGCTCGGCCGGCTCAACTGGTCCGACCACTTGTCGTTTTTGTCGGATTTCGACTTGCAGAGAATCCGGCTCCGGTGCTCCATGATGGCGCCCCGGGTAAACCGGATTGTGGGCCGGATCATGGCCGAGCACGAGAGGCGAGACGGAGATCATGACTTCGTAGACGTCCTTATGTCGCTTCAAGGGCCCGACCGGTTGTCGGAACCCGACATGATCTCACTTCTCTGG GAAATGATATTCAGAGGGACAGACACAGTGGCAGTCCTGATGGAGTGGATACTAGCCAGGCTCGTGCTGCATCGCGACGTTCAGTCAAAGGTGCAGCACGAGCTGGACGAGGTGGTCGGGAGCTCGCGCCAGGTCGCAGAGTCTGACCTGACGAAGCTCCCTTATTTGACGGCTGTCGTCAAAGAGGTCCTGCGCCTGCACCCGCCCGGGCCGTTGCTCTCGTGGTCCCGTCTCTCGATCCGGGACGCGACGGTGGACGGCCACCTCGTCCCCGCGGGGACCACGGCTAtggtcaacatgtgggcgataTGCCGGGATCCAGACAACTGGCCCGACCCGCTAACCTTCAAGCCCGAGAGGTTCCTCTTGGGCGCGGAGATTGCGGATATGACGCTGGCGCCGTTCGGGTCGGGCCGGAGGTCGTGCCCGGGGAAAGTAATGGGAATGACGGCGGTGAGCTTTTGGGTGGCGAGGCTTTTGCATGAGTTTGATTTTGCGGCAGCGGGTGACGTGGATTTGTCGGAGGAGATGAGGCTGTCTTGTGAAATGAAGAAGCCGCTGGCGGTGGCGGTGCGGCGCCGGCGGGATAGAGGCGTTGGAGCAGTGAAAGTTTAA